The following nucleotide sequence is from Halobacillus mangrovi.
ATGGAGGAAGCTTTATTTCAGAAGATGGATCAACCGTTAAAGGGCATGTAAATGGACCGAAGACGGTTGAGGCACTGGAGTACTTGAAGAAGTTCACAGATGAAGAACTGGTTAATTTACAGCCGACACCTACAGAGTTTGAAGATGGTAAAGCAGCGATGATGTTGATGGGTTCATGGGAGTGGTCGAAGCTTCAAGACTATCCAGAAACGGAGTGGGGCATTACCTACTATCCTAAGAGTCCAAATGGAGAACAAGTTTCACCTTCTGGGGATTGGAACTGGGGGATCTCTACAAGTACTCAGCATAAAGAAGAAGCTGCAACATTACTAAACTACATGATGAACAAAGAAAATGTCGTGAAAATTTCTGAAGTCGAGAATAAACCAGCCGCACGTATTTCATCCTTTGAATTGATGGAGGAGTGGAACGAGGAACCTCTAAATGTGTTGAAAGATCAAGTATTAAACACAGCTCATCCTCGTCCGACAACACCATCTTATCCGGTGTTGACTACGAAGTATGGTCAAGCCGTTCAAAATATTTTCCTTGGGGGAGATGTTCAGAAAGAACTTGATAAAGTGGCCGAGGAAGTCGAAAAGGATATTGAACGAAAAGGAAATTAATGATTGTGGATCAATTAGGAGCCTGGCGTTGGTTCACGCCGGGTCCTGAATGGTCTGCTAATCAACTCTAATACTTAGGTGGTGACTCAAATGGAATGGTTGTTAAATAAAATTCAAGGAGAAAAAACCTTTCGCCTCTCGTTTACGTATCAACAGCAAAAGAAATGGTTAGGACTTTTTTTTTCATTACCAGCTTTGGTTCTCCTTTTTACTTTCTTAATTTTGCCTGTTGGATTAGCGTTCGTCTATAGTTTCATGGAATACAATATGTTAAATCCTGCTGGAAAAACATTCACAGGTCTAAGTAACTACGCTCGTTTGTTTCAGGATGCTATATTCTTTACAGCATTAAAGAATACGCTATATTTCTCAGTACTGGTTGTTCCGTTGCAATGTGCCGTTGCACTTGGTTTAGCGATTCTAGTAAACAAAAAAGTAAAAACGGCAGTCATTGGCAGAGTCTTCTTTTTCAGTCCAGTGGTCACATCTATGGTTGTAGTAGCCATATTATGGACGTTTCTTTATAACGTGGATAGCGGATTGATTAATAGCGGACTTAACTTTTTTGGTATTCCGGATCAGCCTTTCTTGTTAAGTGAAGGTCAAGCGATGAATTCAATAATATTCATGTCTGTATGGCAGGGGGCTGGCTTTCAGATGATGATCTTTCTAGCAGGGCTGAAGGATGTTCCAGAGACGTTATATGAAGCGGCTGATATTGATGGGGCCAACGCCTGGCAAAAATTTATGAACGTAACTCTGCCTTCTCTTAAGAATGTGACTGGGTTTGTTTTAATGATCACAACAATTCAAGCCTTCCGCTTGTTTATCCAGCCTTACGTTATGACAAACGGAGGACCTAGTGATTCTACTAAAACTCTAGTCTTCATGCTTTATGAAAATGGCTTCCAATTCCGGGATGTCGGATACTCCTCTGCCATTGCCGTTGTTTTCTTTCTTGTCGTGCTGACCGTATCTTTAATCTTAAAGAAAGTATTGAACCAATAGGAGGGAAGAATTATGAGTCGAACATGGAAAAAGAGGTTTTACAAAATTGGATTATCCCTAAGTATCTTATTACTTGGACTTTTATTCATATCCCCTCTGTTATGGATGATTATTGCTTCAGTTAAACCAGAGACACTCATTTTTAAAGACATGGGCATTCAGTCTTTCTTGCCGAAACAAGCGACCTTTGATAACTATTTAGCTATCCTATTTACCGACAGTGTGAACTTTTTAAAGTATATGTGGAACAGCCTTTTCTCGGTCGGGATGATCGTTCTGCTTGGAACCGTCGTCAATTCATTATGTGCGTACGCCTTAGTGAAACTAAAGTTTCCAGGCAGTGGCTTCATTCTAGTGGTCATTATTGCTCTCTATGTCGTTCCATTTGAGAGCGTGCTGATTCCTCTTTATGTCGTGGTAAACAGCTTTGGGTGGATCAACGAATTTCCTTCCTTAATCGTGCCTTTTATTGCAGAAGCATTTAGTATCTTCTTGTTTATTCAATTCTTTAAAGGAATTCCGAACGAATTGGAGGAAGCGGCGCAAATTGACGGAGCCAATCCTCTTCAAGTCTTCTGGAAGATTGTCGTCCCTAACTCGAAGCCAGTGTTTGCAACGGCTGCTATTCTTTCCTTTGTGACTCATTGGAGTGACTTTATGTGGCCTTTAATCGTTGCAACAGATGATTCTATTCGTACTGTACAAGTAGGAATCCAATATTTGTTTACGGATAATAACATTGAATATGGCCAAATCATGGCCGCTTTAACTCTGACCACCATTCCTGTCGTATTGATTTTTATCTTCTTTCAGCGCTATTACGTACAGGGGATTACTTCAAGTGGTGTAAAAGGTTAAAGATAAGGAGGAAAAGCAGAGATGAGTCATGAGAAATTTCGACCACAGTATCATTTTAGCCCGAGAAAAAACTGGATCAATGACCCGAACGGACTTTGTTACTTTAACGGAGAATATCACTTATTTTACCAATACCATCCTCATAGCAAAGTCTGGGGGCCTATGCATTGGGGGCATGCCGTAAGTACTGACCTTATTCAGTGGGAGCACTTGCCGGTAGCCTTATATCCAGATGAACTTGGACAAATCTTCTCTGGAAGTGTCGTAGTGGATCACCTAAATACAAGTGGTTTGCAGGTGGATCAACGAAAAGTGATGGTAGCTATCTTTACTCATCATAAGGAAGGTCATGAAACACAAAGCATTGCTTATTCGAGAGATGAAGGGCGGACATGGGAGAAATACCATCTCAATCCAGTCCTTGATAATCCAGGCTTGAAAGACTTCCGTGATCCAAAGGTGTTCTGGAATGAAACTCACTGGGTCATGTCCCTTGCATGTGGAGACCATATTCGCTTTTACCGCTCAGAGGATCTGCTGAATTGGACTTATTTGTCTTCGTTTGGACATGAATATGGAGCACATGGAGGTGTTTGGGAATGTCCTGATCTTATTCGTTTTCAAACGGACGCAGGAGAAAAATGGGTTCTGATTGTAAGTATTAACCCTGGTGGACCCAATGGTGGCTCTGCAATTCAGTACTTTACTGGTAGCTTTGACGGAAAAATGTTCAAACCTGACCAATCAAAAGAGGTAGTCAAGTGGGCCGACTATGGCAGGGATTTTTATGCAGCTGTAACATGGAGTAACCTAGCTGAACCCTTATGGATCGGGTGGATGAATAACTGGCAATATGCGAATGAAGGGCCGACACATCCATTTAGAGGATCAATGTCCATTCCCAGGAAACTTTATTTAAAAGAAGTAGAAGGAAAGACGATGCTTGTACAAAAGCCTATAGAAGTTACTCCTTTATTGAAAGAAAGGACAGAATCAGAATGTATTTGTCTTAAACCTGAGCATGCTTTTTCCCGGGTAATTCAAAGACAGAGTTCCTTTCAAGCGACTATTAAGTCTGGTTTTGTTGCTTTCGATCTCTCTATAAAAGGTGAGGGAGAGCAATTGACAATTAATTTTAATCCTTTCAAACAATGTTTAAAAGTAGATCGTACTGGGCTGAAACTGGTTCAGTTTTCTAAGGAGTTTGCAAGCGTCGATTCAATGTCTGTTAAATATGTAAATGATTTCCATTTATTCATTGATGAGTGCTCCATAGAGATTTTCATAAATCAAGGAACTAAAGTAATGACTGAACTGTTCTATATGAATGGGGATTCGTTTACGTTGGAATGGAAAGCGAACAAAACAGAATTACAAGCTAAATATAGGTTGGAAGAGATAAGTTCTATTTATGAACCTGCTTTATCTCACTTTGAGGGGAGGGTATAAAATGTTTGGGATAAATGAAAGGACAACTTCACTAATGAAGAACTTTACCAATATGATCCTATTAAATCTTTTGTGGATTCTATGTTCTTTACCTATCCTAACGATCGGTCCATCGACAGCAGCTATGACCAATGTCATTCGGAGCTGGAAAATCGATCAAGAGGACAGCGTTTTCCGGAGTTATTTTAATGGATTTCGCAGATATGCGAAATCAGGATGGATTGGCACACTCTGGTTATTGGGGGGATTAGTATTAATCATTGATGTCCTTCTTTTTTTCCAAATTAGCAGTTCTTTAAAAGTGTTTATCCTTTCGATTGCAGGGATGGCGCTCATTCTTTATCTTCTAACTACGACGTTTTTATTTCCTGTTTTGGTCCATTACGAAACGAGTGGATTTAAGCTAATTAAGAAATCCTTCACTCATGCATTTATGGATGGTTCTACTTCCATCGGTATTGTTCTTTTGTGGACGGCAGCAGGTACACTTATCTATATTATGCCAATCCTTACATTTCTTCTTGTTGTTCCTGTTTTCATGGTAACATTCAGGTTTTGCCTCCGATCATTTGATAAAGTAGGAGTTAATGTTTAAGAGAAACGATTTCCTATATCTATAAAAGGCCATTGATCTAATCCTCTAAGATCAGTGGCCTTTTATTATTCATGTTTTTTGAAAGAAGTAGAGTTATCTGAAGGTCAATATCTAAACGAAATTTTGATGAATCAATAATTTTTAGTTGAGTTATAAAATACAACAAAATTCAACCTATTCTTTAAAGATAGGTTTCCTAGGAAGAAAGTATCGTTTAAAATTAGAAGTAATTAAGATAACCCCTATTTCCGCAGCTTAAGAATAAAATTTCAGAAAATACTTAATTTCATGTTGAAAATAAGTAAGCGTTATCTTATAATGAAGTCAACTTAATTGAATGCGTTTTCAAAAAAGAGGGATCTTTAATGGAATTAACAATGGATTATAATTCAAGGCAAATATTAAATTTAATACGGGAACAAGAAGCGCTGTCGCGTGTAGAGATAAGTGAAAGGTTAGAAATACCACAACCAACGGTTACACGCATTACGAACAAGCTGATGAAATCAAATTTGCTTAAAGAAGGTAAGCAAGGAATTTCTAGCGGCGGTAGACGTCCAACAAAGCTCGAGTTTAATGAAAATTGTTATTATTCATTAGGCATAGAATTAGGACGGTCGGCTATCAAAGCAGCTCTTATTAATTTAAATGGACACTTACTTTCATTCAGAATGAAAGTAACTAGCGGGTCAGAAAGTATCGATCAAATTATAGAGTATGTAAAGGAAGCTGTAGAAGAAGTTATGGAAGAGTCAGACATTGCTAAGGATCGTATTCTTGGTGTAGGAGTTGGGATGCCCGGTCCTCTTAATGAAACAGTCGATCATAAGGTCTCCCCGCCTAATTTTTATCAAGAAAAGAACATTCCTTTAAAAAGCTTATTGGAAGAAGCTATTCAGTTACCGGTCACACTTGATAATGACGCAAACGCTGCCACTGTTGCAGAGAAGTGGTTCGGTGACGGTGTAGGATTTACTAACTTTTCTTATGTATTGGCAGACATAGGGATAGGCTGCGGATTAATGCTGAATGACTCCCTATACAAAGGTTTAAACGGAGAGTCTGGTGAGCTGGGGCATATGAGCATTAATTTTCCTGGTGAGCTTTGTCATTGTGGAAATTACGGGTGCTTAGAAACATTATCCTCATTGCCAGCTATCGAAAAGAACTACATGAGAATGCTCAGCCACAAAACTGGAATAACTCATAGCGATTCAAAAACTTCCTTTGAAGACATTGTCAAAGAGGCTAATGAAGGTTCCATGGTAGCTCAACAAGTTCTGGATCAAGCAACGCAATACTTAGGAATAGCACTTTCCAACTTGATAAATTTGTTTGCTCCTCAAAAAGTCATCATTGGAGGTGAATTTCGTAAAGTAAATGTTCAGGCCTTTGATAAGATTCACTCAACCATTGAAGCAAGAGTGATGGGGAAGAGTGGAAAAAGGATTCCCATTGTGAAATCCAAAATTGAAGAAGCAGTTGTTCTTGGAGCGGGAGCTTTAGTTATAAACGAAAAGTTCTCATTGTCTTTAAATTCTCAAACTAGACAGACATAAGGAGGTATGTATATGGAAATGAAAGCGAACCGTCTCAGCAAGACTCAGTCCTCTCCGAAACGATTTTTATCCATGTTGAAAAAGTATAAGTTAGAGACAGCTATGATTCTACCTTTAATCATCTACATTTTTTATTTTACCTTAACACCGATTATTAACACGATTACCATGAGCTTTAGAAATGACGATTCAGGAGCATGGACACTAGGAAATTATCAGCAAATCTTTACAGATATCAATTTTAATACGGCATTATTTAATACCCTTTTTATAACCATTGTAGGAATCATTCTGCAAATTAGTATTGCCTTATTGATTGCTCTTCTCATGAATAAAGAGTTTAAAGGGAAAGGGTTTTTCCGAACGATGATGCTTATCCCTATGGGGATTCCGACCTTGGTTTCTGGTGTTACATTGCTCTTTATCTTTGGCCAGACAGGTTACTTTAATGAACTTCTGTTTCGGTTAGGAATCGTAGATACCCAGCCATTTTGGCTTGGTGGAGGAATCAATACTTTATTTGTCATTATTTTTGCAGATATGTGGAAGGTTTTGCCTTTAACTATTCTATTATTATTAGCTGGACTGCAATCGATACCAAAAGATGTATATGAAGCTTCTGCTATTGATGGGGCAAACTCATGGCATACTTTCTGGTCCATAACCTTGCCACTATTGAAACCGTCTATTACGATGGCCATTATTTTACGAGCGATTGATTCATTCCGAATTTTTGAATTGCCTCTTGTCATGGCAGGTAATAATACTCCCGTACTCTCAACCTTTTCTTACGAGGCATTTCGTCACAGTAATTATGGGGTGTCAGGAGCTGCGGCAACCATTTTATTGTTAATCATTGTGATATTTATCATCAGCTATATCTTAATTGTTGAGAGAAAGAACTTGAAAGAGGTGAAGTAAACGATGAATCGAAAACGTTTTCAAACGTGGGGGATCTATGCCACTTTAATCTTATTTGCCACTGCCATGATTTCACCGGTCTATATTTTGCTTAAAGTATCGATTAGTGCACCTGAAGAAGTAAATACAGCGCACCCCACTTTCTTAGTTCAAGACGCAACGTTTGACCATTGGATGGATATTTTGACTACGGAGAAAAAGACTGATACAGGCTTAATGATTTACCGTATAGAGGGAGATACATATACGGTTGAAGATGTGGATGGAAATGAGCATACTCTGACAAGTTCGAACCAGTTCACGATCAACGGGGTATTTAAGAAAATTTCATTCCTCGATGAAAATAAGGAGATTAATCTAGACCGTGATGGGCTTCAAGATTTAAGGGATCATTTAACGACGAAAAAGACCTTTTTCGGTCAAAAAGTAATCGATAATTTATATCAGCCACTTGGAAAAAGTTTTATTGTTGCTACGGTGACCACGATTGTAGCTATATTCATTTGTGCGCCAGCTGCTTATGTTATATCAAGACTTCCTAGCTATATCGGATACATTGTTGTTCTTTCTTTACTCGTAACCCGGATGTTTCCGGATGTAGGGATTGCTCTTCCTGTAGCTACTCGTTTTCTATCATGGGGAATGACGGATACCTCTTTCGGATTAATCTTAGCTCACTTGATTCCGAATCTACCATTCTTAGCGTGGATTCTGGTGGGTACATTTGCAACAATTCCAAAAGACTTAGAGCAATCGGCAATGATCGATGGAGCCAATCGTATTACTGCTTTAGCAAGAGTTGTTTTTCCGATTGCTATTCCAGGGATTGCTGTAGGATCCATCTTTGTATGGTTGAATTCTTGGAACGAGTTCATCTATGCAAGATATCTATCAACAGAAGTAGCTACCTTGCCATTGAGAATTTTTGAAGTAATTACGAGGGGAAGTATATTCCCAGCAGCCGCTTGCTCTATGATTCTCACAATTCCAGTTATCATTATTACTTTTGTGCTTCAGCGTTATATGAAATCAGGAATGCTGTCTGGAGCTGTAAAAGGTTAATAAAAATTTATTAAATGTATATAGGAGGATGTATTTATGAAGAAATCTATGAAACTAATTTTTGCTGCCATGTTGTCTATCCTGTTGTTAGCTGCCTGTTCTTCAAATCAGAGCTCGTCTAGTAATAGTAATGAAGAAAGCAGCAACAACTCGGAAGAAACAAAAGAGGACCAGTCCGGAACGTTGCGTGTAGCTTTTGGTATGGGAGAAAGTGAATGGAAAGTGTTTGAAAATGAAATCATCCCTGCTTTTGAACAAGAAACAGGGATTAAAGTCAGCCCCATTGCTATCGAAAGTGACAATCTTATTAATAAGCTGACAGCAGAGGTTGATTCAGGAAACTTTTCCGTTGATATGTTTGCACAAGACGTAAACAACCTGTCCGCACTGGTTGATCGAGATTTAGTGGAAGACTTATCTGATTATAAAAGTGAAATTCCTGACTCTGTGATTTCAGGGATGGTCGATGTTTCGACTTTCGAAGATCAATTACTATTTATGCCTTATCGTCCTAACGTAGAGATTGCCTTCTATAATCAGAAGAAATTTGATAAGTACGGTATGAAGCCGCCTGAGAATTGGGACGAGCTATTAGAAACCGCAAAAACGTTCAAAGAAGAAGAAGGACAAGGACGCGTGGCTATGAAGGCAAACCTAGGTGGAGACAATGTCCTTCATATGTTTGATTTCATCCGTCAAGCGGGTGGAGATCCTTATGTACTGAATGATGAAGGAAGCATTAAAGCATTTACATTTATGCAAGAACTTTACCCTTATCTAGCCGAGCAAAGCTCAAAAGCTACTTGGGATACAATGAATCAATATTTAGAAAAAGATAGTGTGTATCTGGGACAGAACTGGCCTTTCTATATTCCACAGTTCCACGAGCATGGTAAAGATGAAATCAAAGCATATAGTGGCTGGAGCGGACCTGAGAAAGAGGCTCATACGTTAGGTGGAGAAGTAATCGGAATACCTAAAGGCTCTAAAAAAGTGGATGAAGCTATGCAGTTTGCCCAATTCTTGATGTCTAAAGAAGTTCAAGAGCTGCTTGTAAGTGAATTGGCATGGCCTTCCGTCCGTTCAGATGCTTATGGATCCGTTCAGGGCTACCAGAAACCTTATTTCGAAGCGATTAAAAATGCGTTAGAGCATGCTGAACCACGTGGGAATGTCCCTTACTGGGGTGACGCTGAATCAATCTATACAGAAGCCTTTCAAAAGATCGTTGTTGAAGGCGGAGATGTCGAAGAAAATCTGAATACAGCAGCTGAACAATTACAAAAATTACAGAATCAATAACAATAAGTTTAAGAGTGGCTGTACCCGTTTGTGTGCAGCCACTTTTGATAGAAAGGAAGATGGGATATGGAATATAGCGTAATTAAAGAGGGAGATCTATTCCTGACAACAGAGCAAAATGGAGATATAGAGACCGATCAAGATAAAGGGTATGGCTTATATACAAAAGATACCCGTTTTTTAAACCAGCTGGAATTAATGATAAATGGAAAGAAACCTTCATTACTTTCTTCCACTGCAGCTAAGAACTATGTGGCTTCTATCCGTTTGATGGATCATGAAGATGACCATGGGGCAATTGAAGTTGTTCGGGACCGCTTTATCTATGATGGAGTATGCTATGAAAAAATAACGTTTACCAACTACTTTCCCACTTCTCAAATCTTCGAAGTATCCTTATCCATGGATGCGGATTTTCAAGACATGTTTATTGTCCGTCAATTCAGAACTGGTGAGGTCGGAAAAAAGACAGGACGGACCTACGAAAATGAATCAATGAAGATTGGTTACAAAGGTAAAGATGATCTTACAAGAGAAACTTTGATTCAATGGGATACCAGGGAGAAAAGCATAAGTGAAGATGGAACTCTTACTTTTGAATTGGAATTAAATCCAAAACAAGAGCAAGCGATCACCATTTCCATTACACCAGTCATCGATGGCCAATCAGGAACAAAGCTTCCATTTGATCAAGCATTGACTCAACTGGAGGCATCTTACGAGGACTGGACTGAGCAAGGCACAAAAGTATTAAGCGACCTTCCGTTATTTAATGATATTTTCAAAAGAGGAGCCCAGGATCTCCGTATGCTCATGAGTGATGTGGGTTATGGAAATGTTCCTGTTGCAGGTCTCCCTTGGTTTGCTGTTCCATTTGGCAGGGATAGTTTGATTACAGCTTTGTTTATGCTGCCTTATCGTCCCGATGAAGTTAAAGGGACGCTTCGAACATTAGCTCATTATCAAGGTGAGAAAATAGATCAACATCGTGATGAGCAACCAGGTAAAATCATGCATGAAATTCGTTTTGGAGAATTATCAACGACCAATCAAACGCCTTTCACACCTTATTATGGAACGAACGATGCCACCCCTTTATTTATTGTGCTGGCAGCCGAGTACTACAATTGGACCGGAGACCTTGAACTCATTAGAGAGTTGCAGCCAAATATAGATCGAGCGTTAGAGTGGATCAATACGTATGGTGATTCTGACGGATACGGCTTCGTTCAATATGCACAAGAAGCAGATAAAGGCTTCCCAAATCAAGGATGGAAAGACTCTAAAAATTCAATCGTTCATCAAGATGGGCAATTTGCAGAAGCGCCTATTGCATTAGCCGAGGTTCAAGGCTATGTGTATCAGGCTAAGAAAAATTTAGCGCCTATTTATCGTACCCTGGGTCTGAAGGAATCAGCAGAACAATTAGAAATGGAAATGAAGCAATTACAGAAGAAATTTGAAGAGGATTTTTGGCTGGAGGATGAGCGTTTCTATGCTATTGCTCTAGATGGTAAGAAGAAGCCGGTCAAATCAATTACTTCCAACCCAGGTCATGTGCTTATGTCAGAAATGCTAGATGAGAAAAGAGCCAAAGATGTGGCCGAGCGTCTTGTAGGAGAAGAATTGTTTAATGGTTACGGCTTGCGTACGATGACTCCTCAATCAGCTGGTTACTATCCGATGAGCTACCATGCTGGAAGTGTATGGCCTCATGACAATGCGATGTGCCTCATCGGTTTAAGCCGTCTTGGAATAAAAGAGGAAGCCATCCAAATTGTAGAGGGGATGCTTGAGGCAGCAAAAGGCTTTGAATACTTGCGGTTACCTGAGCTTTTCTGTGGGCATGACAGCAATCTTGGTTATCCAGTTCCATATCCAACTACTTGCTCTCCACAAGCATGGTCCGCTACGTCTTCTTTTATATTTTTACAGACCCTATTAGGGATCCAACCTAAGGCTGGCAGCAAACAGATCATCATCGATCCAGTCCTTCCTAAAAATATGAACCTATTAAAAGTAGAAGACATGCGGATAGGTGAGGGTGTTTTATCACTTGATATTAAACGGAATGCGGGCACATATGAAGTTAAGGTTGTGAATAATACTACTGGATATACCATTCAACAAAAACAAGATGTTGATTTACAGGTAAAAGGATAAAGGGGAATTCAAATGAATTATATAGTCGGAATAGATATTGGTGGTACAAAAGTGGCGCTTGGAATTGTAGGTGAAGACGGAAAACTTTATCACCAGACAAAAATAGCTACTGATTTATCCATATCACCTAAAGAGATGATTGATCGTATGTCCGACCAAATCAATCAATTGGTGAAAAACTCTGGAGTCTCTTTTGAACAAGTGCTAGGAATTGGGATTGGGGCTCCAGGACCCCTTGACTCAAAACAAGGGGTCATCACCTGTCCTCCAAATCTTCCGAACTGGCATAATGTAGAGATTGTTCGTATGTTGGTGGAAATCTATCAAATTCCTGTCCTGCTAGAGAATGACTGCAATGCTGCTACGCTGGCAGAAAAATGGATTGGTGCTTCGCAGAACAACGAGCACTTTGTGTATTTGACGATTAGCACAGGAATAGGGGCAGGTATTTACGCAGATGGCAGACTAATTTCCGGTAAGAGCGGAAATGCCGGAGACATTGGTCATATCATGATGGATCCTAGCTATGGTACGTGTACATGCGGTCAAGATGGATGCTTTGAGTGGATTGCTTCAGGAACAGCAATTGCAAGACAAGGTTCAGAGATTCTTGGGCGGTCTGTAACAGCTGAAGAGGTATTTACACTCTATAGAAATAAGGATCCTAGGGTTCAAGATTGTATTAATACTATTTTTTCAGTGATTGGAGCAGGATGTACCACCATTGTTAATGCTTTTGATCCAGAGAAAGTAGTTATAGGTGGAGGCGTTTCTAAGGTTGGTGATCCATTATTTCAAGCTGTTCGATCCTATGTCCGAACTCACGCACTAAGTCCTTCCGGTAGAGAGACAGAAATTGTGACTTCTGGATTGGACCAACATTCTGGAACAATAGGAGCGGCTGCTTTACTGCTGCAGGATAAAGATGCTTTAGATAAATTAAGCGTGAATACAATTTAATGGACTAAAAGGAGTGGACTTATGGAACAAAAATGGTGGAAGGAAGCTGTCGTTTACCAAGTCTATTGGCGCAGCTTTAACGACACAACCGGGAATGGAATTGGAGATTTACAAGGTGTTATCGAAAAGCTTGATTATATAAAGTCCTTAGGCGTTGATGTTATTTGGGTGAACCCATTTTTTGAATCACCAGATAAGGATAATGGTTATGACATATCGAATTATTACGCCGTTATGGATAAAGCGGGAGATATGGAAACTTTTGAACGTTTACTAGAAGAAATTCATAGAAGAGACATGAAGCTTATTATGGATTTAGTTGTGAATCATACGAGTGACCAGCATCCATGGTTTAAAGAATCCCGTTCATCCATAGACAATCCTAAACGTGATTGGTACATATGGAAGGACCCTAAAGAAGATGGGTCCGCACCGAATAATTGGCGGAGCTATTTTACTCCTTCTACCTGGGAGTATGATGAGAAGACCCAACAATATTATTTTCACTCATTTGCCATCGAACAACCAGATCTTAATTGGGAGAATCCAGAAGTAAGGGAAGAAATTTATAACATGATGAGATTCTGGCTCGATAAAGGGATCGATGGTTTTCGCATGGATGTTATAAATCTATTAGCTAAGCTTGAAGGCTATCCAGATGTCGAAGAGCCCGAAACGATCAACTATTTAGGAAATAATCCTGGAATTCATAACTACCTAAAAGAAATGTATAAAGAAGTGTTACAACATTATGATGTATTTACTGTTGGAGAGATTCCTTTTGTTACTCCTGAAGACGGTCTGTTGTATGTCGGAGAAGACCGCCAGGAACTAAATACACTTTTCCATTTTGAAGTGTGTGATGACATGGTCCAAATGGATTTACCCCGATTTAAAGAGATCCAAAAACGATGGTATGAGGGGATGTTTGGACGCGGGACAAATTCTCAGTTTCTAAACAACCACGATCACACCAGACTGGTGACTCGCTTCGGAAATGACAATGAATATCGAGAAGAATCTGCGAAACTACTAGGGACACTCATTCATACTCTTCCTGGCATACCTTACGTGTTCCAGGGGGAAGAAATAGGCATGACAGGTGTTGATTTTCCAACCATAGAGGATTATCAGGATATTGCTATGCTTAATAAATATAA
It contains:
- a CDS encoding sugar ABC transporter substrate-binding protein encodes the protein MKKSMKLIFAAMLSILLLAACSSNQSSSSNSNEESSNNSEETKEDQSGTLRVAFGMGESEWKVFENEIIPAFEQETGIKVSPIAIESDNLINKLTAEVDSGNFSVDMFAQDVNNLSALVDRDLVEDLSDYKSEIPDSVISGMVDVSTFEDQLLFMPYRPNVEIAFYNQKKFDKYGMKPPENWDELLETAKTFKEEEGQGRVAMKANLGGDNVLHMFDFIRQAGGDPYVLNDEGSIKAFTFMQELYPYLAEQSSKATWDTMNQYLEKDSVYLGQNWPFYIPQFHEHGKDEIKAYSGWSGPEKEAHTLGGEVIGIPKGSKKVDEAMQFAQFLMSKEVQELLVSELAWPSVRSDAYGSVQGYQKPYFEAIKNALEHAEPRGNVPYWGDAESIYTEAFQKIVVEGGDVEENLNTAAEQLQKLQNQ
- a CDS encoding amylo-alpha-1,6-glucosidase is translated as MEYSVIKEGDLFLTTEQNGDIETDQDKGYGLYTKDTRFLNQLELMINGKKPSLLSSTAAKNYVASIRLMDHEDDHGAIEVVRDRFIYDGVCYEKITFTNYFPTSQIFEVSLSMDADFQDMFIVRQFRTGEVGKKTGRTYENESMKIGYKGKDDLTRETLIQWDTREKSISEDGTLTFELELNPKQEQAITISITPVIDGQSGTKLPFDQALTQLEASYEDWTEQGTKVLSDLPLFNDIFKRGAQDLRMLMSDVGYGNVPVAGLPWFAVPFGRDSLITALFMLPYRPDEVKGTLRTLAHYQGEKIDQHRDEQPGKIMHEIRFGELSTTNQTPFTPYYGTNDATPLFIVLAAEYYNWTGDLELIRELQPNIDRALEWINTYGDSDGYGFVQYAQEADKGFPNQGWKDSKNSIVHQDGQFAEAPIALAEVQGYVYQAKKNLAPIYRTLGLKESAEQLEMEMKQLQKKFEEDFWLEDERFYAIALDGKKKPVKSITSNPGHVLMSEMLDEKRAKDVAERLVGEELFNGYGLRTMTPQSAGYYPMSYHAGSVWPHDNAMCLIGLSRLGIKEEAIQIVEGMLEAAKGFEYLRLPELFCGHDSNLGYPVPYPTTCSPQAWSATSSFIFLQTLLGIQPKAGSKQIIIDPVLPKNMNLLKVEDMRIGEGVLSLDIKRNAGTYEVKVVNNTTGYTIQQKQDVDLQVKG
- a CDS encoding ROK family protein; translation: MNYIVGIDIGGTKVALGIVGEDGKLYHQTKIATDLSISPKEMIDRMSDQINQLVKNSGVSFEQVLGIGIGAPGPLDSKQGVITCPPNLPNWHNVEIVRMLVEIYQIPVLLENDCNAATLAEKWIGASQNNEHFVYLTISTGIGAGIYADGRLISGKSGNAGDIGHIMMDPSYGTCTCGQDGCFEWIASGTAIARQGSEILGRSVTAEEVFTLYRNKDPRVQDCINTIFSVIGAGCTTIVNAFDPEKVVIGGGVSKVGDPLFQAVRSYVRTHALSPSGRETEIVTSGLDQHSGTIGAAALLLQDKDALDKLSVNTI
- a CDS encoding carbohydrate ABC transporter permease, producing the protein MNRKRFQTWGIYATLILFATAMISPVYILLKVSISAPEEVNTAHPTFLVQDATFDHWMDILTTEKKTDTGLMIYRIEGDTYTVEDVDGNEHTLTSSNQFTINGVFKKISFLDENKEINLDRDGLQDLRDHLTTKKTFFGQKVIDNLYQPLGKSFIVATVTTIVAIFICAPAAYVISRLPSYIGYIVVLSLLVTRMFPDVGIALPVATRFLSWGMTDTSFGLILAHLIPNLPFLAWILVGTFATIPKDLEQSAMIDGANRITALARVVFPIAIPGIAVGSIFVWLNSWNEFIYARYLSTEVATLPLRIFEVITRGSIFPAAACSMILTIPVIIITFVLQRYMKSGMLSGAVKG